A stretch of Shinella zoogloeoides DNA encodes these proteins:
- a CDS encoding response regulator transcription factor: MKILIVEDDLEAAAYLSKAFREAGIVLDHASDGESGLFLATENSYDVLVIDRMLPRRDGLSLISELRRRNIHTPALILSALGQVDDRVTGLRAGGDDYLPKPYAFSELLARIEVLGRRKGTPEQDMVYRVGDLELDRLSHTVRRGGKEILLQPREFRLLEYLMKNAGQVVTRTMLLENVWDYHFDPQTNVIDVHVSRLRSKIEKDFDQPLLRTVRGAGYMMKDEAAG, from the coding sequence ATGAAGATATTGATTGTGGAAGACGATCTGGAGGCGGCAGCCTATCTCTCGAAGGCCTTTCGCGAGGCGGGCATCGTGCTCGACCATGCGAGCGACGGTGAAAGCGGTCTCTTCCTCGCCACCGAGAACAGCTATGACGTCCTGGTCATCGACCGCATGCTGCCGCGCCGCGACGGCCTGTCGCTGATCTCGGAACTGCGCCGCCGCAACATCCATACTCCCGCATTGATTCTCTCCGCGCTCGGACAAGTGGACGACCGCGTGACGGGCCTTCGCGCCGGTGGCGACGACTACCTGCCCAAGCCCTATGCCTTCAGCGAGCTTCTGGCGCGCATCGAGGTTCTCGGCCGGCGCAAGGGCACGCCCGAGCAGGACATGGTCTACCGCGTCGGCGATCTGGAGCTGGACCGGCTCTCCCACACCGTCAGGCGCGGGGGCAAGGAAATCCTTTTGCAGCCGCGCGAATTCCGCCTGCTGGAATATCTCATGAAGAATGCCGGGCAGGTGGTGACGCGCACCATGCTGCTCGAAAATGTCTGGGACTATCATTTCGACCCGCAGACCAACGTCATCGACGTCCATGTCTCGCGGCTGCGCTCGAAGATCGAGAAGGATTTCGACCAGCCGCTGCTGCGCACCGTGCGCGGCGCCGGATATATGATGAAGGACGAGGCGGCGGGCTGA
- a CDS encoding heme lyase CcmF/NrfE family subunit, translating into MIIELGHYALVLALATVLVQSVLPLIGTIRNDRSLMAVASAAALAGFMLVLFSFSVLTFAYIVSDFSVGNVWENSHSLKPMIYKISGVWGNHEGSMLLWLLILVFFSALVATFGANLPERLRANVLAVQGLISVAFALFILLTSNPFLRLSPAPAEGKDLNPVLQDIGLAIHPPLLYLGYVGFSVCFSFAIAALIEGRIDAAWARWVRPWALAAWSFLTAGIAMGSYWAYYELGWGGWWFWDPVENASFIPWLAGTALLHSALVMEKREALKIWTVLLAILTFSMSLLGTFLVRSGVLTSVHAFATDPTRGVFILAILVMFIGGALSLFAFRAATLKAGGLFAPISREGALVLNNLILTTAAATVLTGTLYPLLLEALTGEKISVGPPFFNLTFGLLMLPLLLAVPFGPLLAWKRGDILAAGQRLFAAAAIGLVLSAAVLYAKNGGPVLAYFGLAIGFYLIAGALTELWLRAGIGKVTANVAFRRFVGLPGSAFGTALAHIGVGVTVIGIIGVTAFQTEHVVEMKPGMQVEAGGFTLTFDGMRRGQGPNYTEESGHFMVARGGVAVTEVWSSKRLYTARRMPTTEAGIRTFGFSQLYVSLGDAMADGGIVVRVWWKPMILCIWIGALIMMAGGAVSLCDRRLRVGAPQKTRKVKPVLEAAE; encoded by the coding sequence ATGATCATCGAGCTTGGACACTATGCTCTCGTGCTGGCGCTCGCGACGGTTCTCGTCCAGTCCGTGCTGCCGCTGATCGGCACGATCCGCAACGACCGCTCGCTGATGGCCGTGGCTTCCGCCGCGGCCCTTGCCGGTTTCATGCTGGTGCTCTTCTCCTTCTCGGTGCTGACCTTCGCTTACATCGTCTCCGACTTCTCGGTCGGCAATGTCTGGGAAAACTCGCATTCGCTGAAGCCGATGATCTACAAGATCTCGGGCGTGTGGGGGAACCATGAAGGCTCCATGCTGCTCTGGCTCCTCATCCTTGTCTTCTTCAGCGCGCTGGTGGCGACCTTCGGCGCGAACCTGCCAGAGCGGCTGCGCGCCAACGTGCTGGCGGTGCAGGGCCTCATCTCGGTCGCCTTCGCGCTCTTCATCCTCCTGACCTCGAACCCGTTCCTGCGGCTTTCGCCGGCGCCGGCCGAGGGCAAGGACCTCAACCCCGTCCTGCAGGATATCGGCCTCGCCATCCATCCGCCGCTGCTCTATCTCGGCTATGTCGGCTTCTCGGTCTGTTTCTCCTTCGCCATCGCGGCGCTGATCGAGGGGCGGATCGACGCCGCCTGGGCGCGCTGGGTGCGGCCCTGGGCGCTTGCCGCCTGGAGCTTCCTGACGGCCGGCATCGCCATGGGGTCTTACTGGGCCTATTACGAACTCGGCTGGGGCGGCTGGTGGTTCTGGGATCCGGTGGAGAATGCCTCCTTCATCCCCTGGCTTGCGGGCACGGCGCTGCTGCATTCCGCGCTGGTCATGGAAAAGCGCGAGGCGCTGAAGATCTGGACCGTGCTGCTGGCGATCCTGACCTTCTCCATGTCGCTGCTCGGCACCTTCCTCGTGCGCTCCGGCGTTTTGACCTCCGTGCACGCCTTCGCGACGGACCCGACGCGCGGTGTCTTCATCCTTGCCATCCTCGTCATGTTCATCGGCGGTGCGCTGTCGCTCTTCGCCTTCCGGGCGGCGACGCTGAAGGCCGGCGGGCTTTTCGCGCCGATCTCGCGGGAAGGCGCGCTCGTCCTCAATAACCTGATCCTGACGACCGCGGCGGCGACGGTCCTGACCGGCACGCTCTATCCGCTTCTGCTGGAAGCGCTGACGGGGGAGAAAATCTCCGTCGGTCCGCCCTTCTTCAACCTCACCTTCGGCCTCCTGATGCTGCCGCTGCTGCTGGCGGTGCCGTTCGGGCCGCTGCTCGCCTGGAAGCGCGGCGATATCCTGGCGGCCGGCCAGCGTCTCTTCGCCGCCGCCGCCATTGGCCTCGTCCTGTCGGCGGCGGTCCTTTATGCGAAGAACGGCGGGCCGGTGCTCGCCTATTTCGGCCTCGCCATCGGCTTCTACCTGATCGCGGGCGCGCTGACCGAGCTGTGGTTGCGCGCCGGCATCGGCAAGGTGACGGCGAATGTCGCCTTCCGCCGTTTTGTCGGCCTGCCGGGTTCCGCCTTCGGCACGGCGCTCGCCCATATTGGCGTCGGCGTGACCGTCATCGGCATCATCGGCGTGACGGCCTTCCAGACGGAGCATGTGGTGGAGATGAAGCCGGGCATGCAGGTGGAGGCCGGCGGCTTCACGCTGACCTTCGACGGCATGCGGCGCGGGCAGGGCCCGAACTACACCGAAGAATCGGGCCACTTCATGGTTGCGCGGGGCGGCGTGGCCGTTACCGAGGTCTGGTCGTCGAAGCGCCTCTATACGGCGCGCCGCATGCCGACGACGGAAGCGGGCATCCGCACCTTCGGCTTCAGCCAGCTCTACGTCTCGCTCGGCGACGCCATGGCGGACGGCGGCATCGTCGTGCGCGTTTGGTGGAAGCCGATGATCCTGTGCATCTGGATCGGCGCGCTTATCATGATGGCGGGCGGGGCGGTTTCGCTCTGCGACCGGCGCCTGCGCGTCGGCGCGCCGCAGAAGACGCGCAAGGTCAAGCCCGTGCTGGAGGCGGCGGAATGA
- a CDS encoding sensor histidine kinase, which translates to MDRLLGRLTALYRTTAVRLSAVYLLLFAACAAFLVFYVSSMSEGLLRQQMREAVAQEAEQIERVFDNNGMNGLVRTLERRARQPGANLYIIASPSGEVLAGNVASIQPGVLDTEGWTETPFHYQRYQEEARGSRRPMAYAQVNVLSNGLRLLVGRDLGEPENFRYLVRQALMVALGVMGVGALAIWYLIGRNALRRMDRMSDASQRIMAGDLSQRLPTSGSGDEFDRLSESLNTMLGRIEKLNEGLKQVSDNIAHDLKTPLTRLRNKAEAALAGGEKADHRTALEEMIGESDQLIRTFNALLMISRVEAGQAPAEMSAIDISGIAHDSAELYEPVAEDAGLTLTADIAEGIEIKGNRELVGQALGNLIDNAVKYAEGSGGEADIRVSLARRDGDVVLCVADSGPGVPDDKREEVVKRFVRLDDSRSKPGTGLGLSLVGAVMEMHQGRLELDATHPGRENNRGLTVRMVFPNLAD; encoded by the coding sequence ATGGACAGGCTGCTCGGCCGGCTGACCGCTCTCTATCGCACCACGGCGGTGCGTCTCTCGGCGGTGTATCTCCTCCTTTTCGCCGCCTGCGCGGCCTTCCTCGTTTTCTATGTCTCCTCCATGTCGGAAGGGCTGCTGCGCCAGCAGATGCGCGAGGCGGTGGCGCAGGAGGCCGAGCAGATCGAACGTGTCTTCGACAATAACGGCATGAACGGCCTGGTGCGCACGCTGGAGCGGCGCGCCCGCCAGCCGGGCGCCAATCTTTACATTATCGCAAGCCCGAGCGGCGAGGTGCTGGCGGGCAATGTCGCCTCGATCCAGCCGGGCGTGCTCGATACCGAGGGCTGGACAGAGACCCCATTCCACTACCAGCGCTATCAGGAAGAGGCGCGCGGCAGCCGCCGCCCGATGGCTTATGCGCAGGTGAACGTGCTGTCCAACGGGTTGCGCCTGCTCGTCGGCCGCGACCTCGGCGAACCGGAGAATTTCCGCTATCTCGTGCGGCAGGCGCTGATGGTGGCGCTCGGCGTCATGGGTGTCGGGGCGCTCGCCATCTGGTACCTCATCGGGCGCAATGCGCTGAGGCGCATGGATCGCATGTCGGACGCCAGCCAGCGCATCATGGCCGGCGACCTCTCGCAGCGCCTGCCGACCAGCGGTTCGGGCGACGAGTTCGACCGCCTGTCGGAATCGCTCAACACCATGCTCGGGCGCATCGAAAAGCTGAACGAGGGCCTCAAACAGGTCTCCGACAATATCGCGCACGACCTCAAGACGCCGCTGACGCGCCTGCGCAACAAGGCCGAGGCGGCTCTGGCGGGCGGCGAGAAGGCCGACCACCGCACGGCGCTGGAGGAGATGATCGGCGAATCCGACCAGCTCATCCGCACCTTCAACGCGTTGCTGATGATCTCGCGGGTCGAGGCGGGGCAGGCGCCGGCCGAGATGAGCGCCATCGACATCAGCGGCATCGCCCATGACAGTGCAGAGCTCTACGAGCCGGTCGCCGAGGATGCCGGCCTGACCCTGACCGCCGACATCGCCGAGGGCATAGAGATCAAGGGCAATCGCGAGCTTGTCGGCCAGGCGCTGGGCAACCTCATCGATAATGCCGTCAAATATGCCGAGGGCAGCGGCGGGGAGGCGGATATCCGGGTGTCGCTTGCGCGGCGCGACGGCGATGTGGTTCTTTGCGTCGCCGATAGCGGCCCCGGCGTGCCGGACGACAAGCGCGAGGAAGTGGTCAAGCGCTTCGTGCGGCTTGACGACAGTCGCTCGAAGCCGGGCACGGGCCTTGGCCTGTCGCTCGTCGGCGCCGTCATGGAGATGCATCAGGGCCGGCTGGAACTGGACGCCACCCACCCCGGGCGGGAAAACAATCGGGGGCTGACGGTGAGAATGGTTTTCCCCAACCTTGCGGACTGA
- a CDS encoding cytochrome c-type biogenesis protein: MMRRLLLAAGFILSALPAFAVNPDEVLSDPALEARARALSSQLRCMVCQNQSIDDSNAELARDLRLLVRERLANGDSDEAVIDYVVSRYGEFVLLNPRLRGETLLLWGAPAVLFLAGATAMILFVRRRGGGPTGTPLSEAEKAELEKLTGKRN; encoded by the coding sequence ATGATGCGCCGCCTGCTGCTCGCCGCCGGCTTCATCCTTTCGGCCCTCCCGGCCTTCGCGGTCAACCCGGACGAGGTTCTTTCCGATCCGGCGCTGGAGGCGCGCGCACGTGCTCTCTCCTCCCAGCTTCGCTGCATGGTGTGCCAGAACCAGTCGATCGACGATTCGAACGCCGAGCTTGCCCGCGACCTGCGCCTGCTCGTGCGCGAGCGGCTGGCGAACGGTGACAGCGATGAAGCGGTGATCGACTATGTCGTCTCGCGCTACGGCGAATTCGTGCTGCTCAATCCGCGCCTTCGCGGCGAGACGCTGCTCCTGTGGGGCGCGCCTGCCGTGCTGTTCCTTGCCGGCGCGACGGCCATGATCCTCTTCGTGCGCCGGCGTGGCGGCGGGCCGACTGGTACGCCGCTTTCGGAGGCGGAGAAGGCGGAACTGGAGAAGCTGACGGGGAAACGGAATTAG
- the ccmE gene encoding cytochrome c maturation protein CcmE codes for MTRKQKRLAVISGGIGFLVAAVLLVMFAFSQSIAYFYVPGDLAKADVAPGTRIRLGGLVESGTVKRGEGSTVTFTVTDTLANVPVTYTGILPDLFREGQGVVAEGAFGTDGLFVADTVLAKHDETYMPKDVADRLKAQGVELSGKETIK; via the coding sequence ATGACACGCAAACAGAAACGTCTGGCGGTTATAAGCGGCGGCATCGGCTTCCTCGTGGCGGCGGTGCTGCTCGTCATGTTCGCCTTCAGCCAGTCCATCGCCTATTTCTACGTGCCGGGCGATCTCGCCAAGGCCGATGTCGCGCCGGGCACCCGCATCCGCCTCGGCGGCCTCGTCGAAAGCGGCACGGTGAAACGCGGCGAAGGTTCGACCGTGACCTTCACGGTGACGGACACGCTCGCCAATGTGCCGGTGACCTATACCGGCATCCTGCCCGACCTCTTCCGCGAGGGACAGGGCGTGGTGGCCGAGGGCGCTTTCGGCACGGATGGGCTTTTCGTTGCCGATACCGTGCTCGCCAAGCATGACGAGACCTATATGCCCAAGGACGTCGCGGACCGGCTGAAGGCGCAGGGCGTCGAACTTTCCGGCAAGGAAACGATCAAATGA
- a CDS encoding ATP-binding protein has translation MENKARRSTSLTFRVLFLASLWAAVALVVIAVVISTLYRQSAEKSFRDLLRAQLYNVINTVSAGENTRLSGTPQLGDLRFFQPQSGWYWIVEPIGGALEGEALTSSSLGTGSIPIPDTDSIPFDTRYERFYTTVDSFGNEVEVVETEVVLDDEGRTARFRVVGNRDVLEQDIDDFSGSLYLALLGFGVGSLLLNAAAILIGLRPLDRARKALEKIRAGESEQLDGEFPREILPLASEVNALIDSNRRIVERARMQVGNLAHSLKTPIAVLLNESRLIPAPQGELVKTQADAMQSQVQSYLNRARIAAQRESVLARTEAQPVLERLVRVMRRLNADRQFPLTVDPPGLMLAMEQQDVEETVGNLLENAARYARTSVAMKAYAAPADMRGSDDARRNWIVIEVEDDGPGLEPEQIREAMKRGKRLDESKPGTGLGLSIVSEIASEYQGTFGLSRGPRGGLLARLVLPAVTKDVA, from the coding sequence ATGGAAAATAAGGCCCGGCGCTCCACCTCGCTCACCTTCCGCGTCCTCTTCCTCGCCTCCCTCTGGGCCGCGGTGGCGCTCGTCGTCATCGCCGTGGTCATCTCAACGCTCTACAGGCAGAGCGCGGAGAAGAGTTTCCGCGATCTTTTGCGCGCACAGCTCTATAATGTGATCAACACGGTCTCGGCGGGGGAGAACACGCGGCTCTCCGGCACGCCGCAGCTTGGGGACCTGCGCTTCTTCCAGCCGCAATCGGGCTGGTACTGGATCGTCGAGCCGATCGGCGGGGCGCTGGAGGGCGAGGCGTTGACCTCCTCATCGCTCGGCACGGGCAGCATTCCCATTCCCGACACGGATAGTATTCCCTTCGATACGCGCTACGAGCGTTTCTACACGACCGTCGATTCCTTCGGCAACGAGGTGGAGGTGGTCGAGACGGAAGTGGTGCTGGACGACGAGGGGCGCACGGCGCGCTTTCGCGTGGTCGGCAATCGCGATGTGCTGGAACAGGATATCGACGACTTTTCAGGGAGCCTCTATCTCGCGCTGCTCGGCTTCGGCGTCGGCAGCCTGCTTTTGAACGCGGCGGCGATTCTCATCGGCCTTCGCCCGCTCGACCGCGCGCGCAAGGCGCTGGAGAAAATCCGGGCGGGGGAAAGCGAGCAGCTTGACGGGGAATTCCCGAGGGAAATCCTGCCCTTGGCGAGCGAGGTGAATGCGCTGATCGACAGCAACCGGCGCATCGTCGAGCGGGCGCGCATGCAGGTGGGCAATCTCGCGCATTCGCTGAAGACGCCTATCGCCGTGCTGCTCAACGAATCGCGCCTCATTCCCGCGCCGCAGGGCGAACTGGTGAAGACGCAGGCCGACGCCATGCAGAGCCAGGTGCAATCCTATCTCAACCGCGCCCGCATCGCCGCCCAGCGCGAATCGGTGCTTGCCCGCACCGAGGCGCAGCCGGTGCTGGAGCGGCTGGTGCGCGTCATGCGGCGGCTCAATGCCGACCGGCAGTTTCCGCTGACGGTCGATCCGCCCGGATTGATGCTGGCGATGGAGCAGCAGGACGTCGAGGAGACTGTTGGCAACCTTCTGGAGAACGCGGCGCGCTATGCGCGCACATCCGTTGCGATGAAAGCCTATGCCGCCCCTGCCGACATGCGCGGCAGCGACGATGCGCGCAGGAACTGGATCGTGATCGAGGTGGAGGACGACGGGCCGGGCCTCGAGCCGGAACAGATCCGCGAGGCGATGAAGCGCGGGAAGCGGCTCGACGAAAGCAAGCCGGGCACTGGGCTTGGCCTGTCCATCGTCAGCGAGATCGCTTCGGAGTATCAGGGCACCTTCGGGCTTTCGCGTGGGCCGCGCGGCGGCCTGCTGGCGCGGCTCGTTCTGCCGGCGGTCACAAAGGATGTTGCCTGA
- a CDS encoding Do family serine endopeptidase, with protein sequence MSKISALRPGVKTALKASTVAGLAAVMLATGIPARISESFAEAVSVNAPQVTSFADVVQAVSPAVVSVRVQSDVKPVSDDGGLFGDRGFDELPDDHPLKRFFRDFGGQDEAHGDRDQDRRFSDRRGRKPHLRPTAQGSGFFISEDGYIVTNNHVVSDGSAFTVVMNDGTELNATLVGKDSRTDLAVLKVAEKDQRKFTYVSFADDSQIRVGDWVVAVGNPFGLGGTVTAGIISARGRDIGSGPYDDYLQVDAAVNRGNSGGPTFNLNGQVVGINTAIFSPSGGNVGIAFAIPASVAKGVVADLMKDGKVDRGWLGVQIQPVTRDIADSLGLADAAGALVVEPQTDSPGAKAGIKKGDVITALEGEPIKDPRDLARRVADIAPGKKVEVAIWRNGKSENVSVEIGTLAGEKIDASANGDKATSSEETSEQALADLGISVTPGDDGLTVSAVDPDSDASDRGLKQGDRITSVNNQAVKSADEVLKVIESARKDGRSKALFQVETKDGSRFLALPIDQG encoded by the coding sequence ATGTCCAAGATTTCCGCATTGCGTCCGGGCGTCAAGACCGCGCTGAAGGCCTCCACCGTCGCCGGGCTTGCTGCCGTCATGCTCGCGACCGGCATTCCCGCCCGCATCAGCGAAAGCTTCGCGGAAGCCGTTTCCGTCAACGCTCCGCAGGTCACGAGCTTTGCCGATGTCGTGCAGGCTGTTTCCCCGGCCGTCGTTTCCGTCCGCGTCCAGTCCGATGTGAAGCCGGTCAGCGATGACGGCGGCCTCTTCGGCGACCGCGGCTTCGACGAGCTTCCCGACGATCACCCGCTGAAGCGCTTCTTCCGCGATTTCGGCGGCCAGGACGAGGCCCATGGCGACCGTGACCAGGACCGCCGCTTCAGCGACCGCCGCGGCCGCAAGCCGCATCTGCGCCCGACCGCGCAGGGTTCCGGCTTCTTCATCTCCGAGGACGGCTACATCGTCACCAACAACCACGTCGTCAGCGACGGTTCGGCCTTCACGGTCGTCATGAACGACGGCACGGAACTCAACGCCACGCTCGTCGGCAAGGACAGCCGCACAGACCTCGCGGTCCTCAAGGTCGCCGAGAAGGACCAGCGCAAGTTCACCTATGTGAGCTTTGCCGATGACAGCCAGATCCGCGTCGGCGACTGGGTCGTTGCCGTCGGCAACCCGTTCGGCCTCGGCGGCACGGTGACGGCCGGCATCATCTCGGCCCGTGGCCGCGATATCGGCTCCGGTCCCTATGACGACTACCTGCAGGTGGACGCCGCCGTGAACCGTGGCAACTCCGGTGGCCCGACCTTCAACCTCAATGGCCAGGTCGTCGGCATCAACACCGCGATCTTCTCGCCCTCGGGCGGCAATGTCGGCATCGCCTTCGCGATCCCTGCTTCCGTTGCCAAGGGCGTCGTCGCAGACCTGATGAAGGACGGCAAGGTCGATCGTGGCTGGCTCGGCGTACAGATCCAGCCGGTGACCCGCGACATCGCCGACTCGCTCGGCCTTGCGGATGCCGCAGGCGCCCTCGTCGTGGAACCGCAGACCGACTCGCCCGGCGCCAAGGCCGGCATCAAGAAGGGCGACGTCATCACGGCGCTCGAAGGCGAGCCGATCAAGGATCCGCGCGATCTTGCCCGCCGTGTCGCCGACATCGCACCCGGCAAGAAGGTCGAAGTCGCCATCTGGCGCAACGGCAAGTCCGAGAACGTATCGGTCGAGATCGGCACGCTTGCCGGCGAGAAGATCGACGCTTCGGCGAACGGCGACAAGGCGACCTCCAGCGAGGAGACCAGCGAGCAGGCGCTTGCCGATCTCGGCATCTCGGTCACGCCCGGCGATGACGGCCTGACGGTTTCCGCCGTCGATCCGGACTCCGACGCCAGCGACCGGGGCCTCAAGCAGGGCGACCGCATCACCTCCGTCAACAACCAGGCTGTGAAGTCTGCCGACGAGGTGCTGAAGGTCATCGAGAGCGCCCGCAAGGACGGCCGCTCCAAGGCGCTGTTCCAGGTCGAGACCAAGGACGGCAGCCGCTTCCTCGCCCTGCCTATCGATCAGGGCTGA
- the ccmI gene encoding c-type cytochrome biogenesis protein CcmI, with the protein MFFWILVAILTAAVAAVLLLPLLRGPVAAAEDASHDVEVYHDQLEELKRDEAAGLIAAGEAELARAEVARRLIAASKAAARDGASPTQRRNRLAQAFVIVLLPAIGLCLYLLTGRPDLPAQPLAERLANPGNDISILIARAENHLARNPDDGAGWDLLAPIYYRSGRMEDAANAFAQAIRILGPNTDRLDGQAETLIATANGIVTAQARKALEQSLALKADNPRAGYYLALALEQEGRKPEARAAFEALARQAPAGAPWLPLVNRHIAELGGEGGQLGNPSAGDMAAAEDMSAGDRQQMIAGMVESLAAKLQENPDNFEGWMRIIRSYVVLDQRLKAEAALQTALKTFPADSENGKQLLALARDLSISAEGSGQ; encoded by the coding sequence ATGTTTTTCTGGATTCTCGTCGCCATCCTGACGGCAGCCGTCGCGGCCGTCCTGCTTCTTCCCCTTCTGCGCGGCCCCGTGGCGGCCGCGGAGGACGCCAGCCATGACGTCGAGGTCTACCACGACCAGCTCGAGGAGCTGAAGCGCGACGAGGCGGCCGGCCTTATCGCAGCCGGGGAGGCGGAGCTGGCCCGCGCGGAAGTGGCGCGGCGGCTGATCGCCGCCAGCAAGGCGGCGGCGCGGGACGGTGCAAGCCCGACTCAGCGCCGCAACCGGCTGGCGCAGGCCTTCGTGATCGTGCTGCTGCCCGCCATCGGCCTCTGTCTGTACCTCTTGACCGGCCGGCCGGACCTTCCGGCCCAGCCGCTCGCCGAGCGGCTTGCCAATCCCGGCAACGACATCTCCATTCTCATCGCGCGGGCGGAAAACCATCTGGCGCGCAACCCGGACGACGGGGCGGGCTGGGACCTTCTGGCGCCGATCTACTATCGCAGCGGCCGGATGGAGGATGCGGCGAACGCCTTCGCCCAGGCGATCCGGATTCTCGGACCGAATACGGACAGGCTCGACGGTCAGGCCGAGACCCTGATCGCGACGGCGAACGGCATCGTCACGGCGCAGGCGCGCAAGGCGCTGGAGCAGTCGCTGGCGCTGAAGGCGGACAATCCGCGCGCCGGATACTATCTGGCGCTGGCGCTGGAGCAGGAGGGCAGGAAGCCCGAAGCGCGCGCCGCCTTCGAGGCGCTGGCAAGGCAGGCGCCGGCGGGCGCGCCCTGGCTGCCGCTCGTCAACCGGCATATCGCCGAGCTTGGCGGGGAGGGCGGCCAGCTCGGCAATCCGAGCGCCGGCGACATGGCGGCAGCCGAGGACATGAGCGCGGGCGACCGCCAGCAGATGATCGCCGGCATGGTGGAGAGCCTTGCCGCGAAGCTTCAGGAAAACCCCGACAATTTCGAGGGGTGGATGCGCATCATCCGTTCCTATGTTGTGCTGGATCAAAGGCTGAAGGCCGAGGCCGCGCTACAGACGGCGCTGAAGACCTTCCCGGCGGACAGCGAGAACGGCAAACAGCTTCTGGCGCTGGCCCGGGACCTATCGATTTCGGCTGAGGGCAGCGGACAATGA
- a CDS encoding response regulator transcription factor — translation MRILVVEDDVNLSRQLSEALKEAGYVVDQAFDGEEGHYLGDTEPYDAIILDIGLPEMDGITVLEKWRADGKGMPVLLLTARDRWSDKVAGIDAGADDYVAKPFHVEEVLARIRALIRRAAGHASPDIVCGPVRLDTKGSKATVNGETLKLTSHEYRLLSYLMHHMGEVVSRTELVEHMYDQDFDRDSNTIEVFVGRLRKKIGVDLIETVRGLGYRMQAPANGK, via the coding sequence ATGCGCATCCTGGTGGTCGAGGACGACGTCAACCTGAGCCGGCAACTGAGCGAGGCGCTGAAGGAAGCCGGCTATGTGGTGGACCAGGCCTTCGACGGTGAGGAGGGCCATTATCTCGGCGACACCGAGCCTTACGACGCCATCATCCTCGATATCGGCCTGCCGGAAATGGACGGCATCACCGTGCTCGAGAAATGGCGCGCCGACGGCAAGGGCATGCCCGTCCTTCTCCTCACAGCCCGCGACCGCTGGAGCGACAAGGTGGCCGGCATCGACGCCGGTGCCGACGACTACGTGGCAAAACCCTTCCATGTCGAGGAGGTGCTGGCGCGCATCCGGGCGCTCATCCGGCGCGCGGCGGGCCATGCCAGCCCCGATATCGTCTGCGGGCCGGTGCGGCTCGACACGAAAGGCTCCAAGGCGACCGTCAACGGCGAGACGCTGAAGCTGACCTCGCACGAATATCGCCTGCTCTCCTATCTCATGCACCATATGGGCGAGGTCGTCTCGCGCACGGAACTGGTCGAGCACATGTACGACCAGGATTTCGACCGCGATTCCAACACGATCGAGGTCTTCGTCGGGCGTCTGCGCAAGAAGATCGGCGTCGACCTGATCGAGACCGTGCGCGGCCTCGGCTACCGGATGCAAGCGCCGGCCAATGGAAAATAA